TTCAAACCTAATGAATTAGGTCCATAATTAGCATTTAAGTTTGCATCGATGTTTTTTGAGAGAATTCCATCAAACTCCCACCGCGTGGTGCCTAAAGCAGCACCGTTTAGCACTCTTAAGCTTGAAACTCCATCCCAATATGTCCTTTTAAGAACAATATCATACAATTCATCCGATAACCTTTGGCTGTATGCGTCTTGCTGTTGAGGTGTAATACAATTAGCAACAGGAACAGGATTTTGATGTGCGGTAAAAATTGCATCTGGGTGACCCAACATCCAAGACCCATCGAAGTATCTTTGAGAAATTTGTCCTAGGTGAGAGCTGAAAGAAACCACATTGTATCTAGGTCTTCTAAAGTTGTAATTAACAGGGAAAAGTAGAGAGGGAAGAGTCTGGCGAGCTTGCCATTGTACATGTTTCCAAGCACCTTTTCCTGTAATGCTGTTACAATCCGCATTTGCTCCAGCTCTTCTAGAAATAGAGGCGGGTGGAACATTAGGCCAACTATATGATGAGACACTTGAAGCGTTTACTAAAAAACTTGTACTAAAAAGTAATGTTATTTCACCACTAGAAATGTCTGATACTCTTACGTCTGTTATATTATAAGAGTAATCATCATTATTGGATAAAGTATTTGCTATTTCATCATAAGCACTGGAAAAGTTAGAGGCTATATCTCCATTAATTATTTCTTCATTTGAATTTATCTCAAATGTGTAGGTGTTATTTAGGTAAATAATAGTGTCTTCTTCTTGATAAGTCGAGTCGCCGTAAAATGCATTAAGGTTTCCTTCTATTACCCAAATTGATTTATTGACAGGAGTGTAATCACCTGCATTTTGACTATCAAAAATAGATATGGAGCTCTCCTCAAATTCGGAAAGTGCATTTGAAGGTTCTGTAGGAGTATATACTTCATAAGGAAACTCCTCTGCCAGCATTTGAATTGGACTAGGTATACTTGAAATTTGCATTTCTTCCTTTTGTTCACAACCGATAATCCCGATGGCAAAACTTGCGATAATTCCTAATTTAAAAAATTTCATTTTGTGATTTTTCAGGTATTAAGTATTAAAATTAAACAGGCCTTTTTTAATTCTGCTAATTTAATACGTGCGTTAATTGACTTGCAAATAGTTTTTATTTATTACTTAATAGGGTTGTGTAATGGTGTGATTGTTACAATTTCTATAAAAATAATCATTATGATCTATACCTTTTTTTGGAAATTAATCTACTGTTATTTTTATGTTTGTAAAAGTTTAGGTTTAAGTCGATTATTGGATTTGTCTTAAAAAGGGTTCACGTGGTGATTAATAGCATGAATGTTAACTAGATTAACTGTAGTATATAGATTGGTATGTGATATGGGAATTGAGAATTTACTGAAGTATCAACTACATGCTTGACACCTTTATGAAGCTTTAAAAAAGAATGGTGGTGGTTAGCAGAAAGAATAATTTTCTACTTCGTTGGTAGAAATTAACGTCTTTTAATGTCTTGCAGATGAATAAGGGTTTCATCCAGGTCGAGAATAATTAGCAAATCTGAGGGGTGCTTTTCCATTTTAATAGCAGAAGGAAGTAGCAAGTTAAGGCTTCACTCAAAAAAGTCGAATACCACAGTCAGGGCAAAATTGATCGCTTGCTACAATGGGGTAGGAGCAGGCGGGGCAAGGGCTGGTGCTTTGATTCTTTAACTCTTGGGCGCTGCGCGGTGCCAGTTTTTGAGGGGATTTCCTGAAATGAAGTTTAGTGCCTTGAAGGGCATAAATTTCCACCTTTAACCAAAGGCTAATTTCGCTAGAAGTATTAATGATATAATATTTACTCTGACTAAGATGAGTGCCTTCTATAAAGAATACGGCAGGCTTTATCCATTTTTCTTTTGGAAAGGGAGCATTATCCCAGTCTAGACCAGAGGGGCTATGCTGTTCTAATAACTTCAGATTGGATTTTTGCAAATACTCATTAATTTCCTTTTCGAAGTTATAGAAATAGCGGAGGTAATTGAGGCGTAAGGGGATAGCCAGGCCAATGCCGAACAAGAGTACGATAATCAGGAAATGTAGAATGGTCATTGAGCAGGAGCTGAGGACTTATTAGGTTGGGGTTCGAGCAAATTACAAAAGTCAATAGCGGAATTCAGTCTTTCTTGCCCTTGAAATTTACGTTCAGCAATAAAATTGGATATTCCACAGAGGCTTTTCCTTTGCGGATGCGAAATTCAAGCAATATGTGTTCAGATTGTTCCAGGAAGAATCTTGGAGCGAGGTAGGCATCTGCAATGGATCTGATTCCCCCAATGCATAAGCCGAAGATTCTACAATGTCCTCTAAAGACGGGAGCAGAATCTAAAGCCTATTAAATCATGAAAATGGATACCCTCTTTCATGTTGACACATGAAATGTCTCGTAAAGGAGACTCTAAGCTAGCAACTTTTCAAAAGAAAGAGAACAGCGATACATTAAAATAGTGCATTGATGTTCTATAACTTCTTATTTCTTGATGAACTTTCCGGATAGGATGGCTCCATTGGCAAGCCTTGCTTTGATATAATACAATCCAGGTGCAAAATCCTTAACATTCAAATAGAATTGTTGCCCTTTAGGTATTGTGATCTTTTGCTCTCGGCCCAAAGCATCAACAATGTTCAAATCAGCAATTTCGGAAGAAGCTTTTATTTGAATCTCATGATCCGCTAAATTTGGAAAGACTTCAAGGCGGGCGTTTCCTACCCGAAGATATTCCTCATCAATGGCGAGGTAGTTAGTACCATTAGTATCGACGAAAAGAATCCTATATCCATCTCTTATAGCACCTATATTTAAATTTAAAATCGCTCGGCCATCGCTTAATACAAATCCATCAACAATTCTTATATCTGCATCACCTGAAAAGTCATTAGTAATTAAAGTCTTTTCGTAAAGAAGCTTGTTCCCTTTGTACATTCTAAGCAAGACAGTTTCGGTAGTTACTTGACCAAAATTAACCGTGTCGCGGTATTGATCTATCTCTTCCGCATAAAGGATGTAGTCACCTTTTTTTCTAGTCAAATAGAAACGGTTCTTTATGGGGAACTTCATAGTATCTGGATGATATCTTAATGAATCCAGTAATAGCACTGTGTCAATCAGCGAGTTATAAATTCTCTCAGAAGTGATCGTTTTGCGATAAAAGTTTCCATTTGGGTAGAATTCGATGCTGTCTTTCAAAATGCCAAAGCCATTAGGATCAAAGTAAAAAACCTCAGAGGGCCAGATAATAGGCGGAGCTAAAAGACTTAAGTCCTTCAAGTCAATTAAACTATAAAAGGACATGAAAGCTAATGGATTACCAACAGAGTCTCGCTTGACAAAATGTGCAAAGCCATAAGCGGAATCTGATTTAGACTGTAAGGGAGCAAATAGTGAATACTCAAACAATCTATAGTCAGATGGGGCGGAATAATTCTGTGCAATGCTATCATAAGGAATTGTTAAGATAGTATCACCTGTAGACTGATCAACTGCAGTAAACTCTTCACGAAGGATATTATCTATCCAAAACGTGGAGTTGGAGGCTACCGTAATTTGGGTTCCATTTCCATATGGAACGTATATAGAACCTTCGCCTTGCCATAGAATCGTGTCACTTCCGTATGCATGAAAAGAAAAGCATTGTGATAAAGTCGTTTGATCTTTGTAGCCATCATAGGTAGTAGTATCAGAAAACAACAAATACCCTTTTGAATTGGTCCAAGAAGTTCCTCTACCGACTGGGCAGTCCAAATTCACATTATTCAAATCAAATAATTGAACCTGGCCTCCATAAGCATCGGTTTTAAGTAAGCGCGGATAGTCGGTCCAGGAAAATACTCTGTACCTGCCAACAGAGGCCATCATGAGGGAATCTCCCACAACATAGAGTTTAAAATGAGTGGATCGACTGGAATAATTTGAAAGCAATGCCTCCGATCTAAATGTGGCCTGACTTTTACCGCTCGAAAAGAAAACGAAAAAGATAACTATAGTGACGAAGAATCTCATTAATACACTAAAAGCTTTTGGTTTGAGATAATACCTTCTGATGATACTGAAATAATGTAAAAACCAGATTTAAATCCTTCAAAATTAACCTCTGACTCATTTTCCAAAAGCTTTTTCTCAAACTTAAGAGTGCACTGTGAGTCATAAATTCATAGCCTTTTGATCGGTTTCAGCTCCATAAAGCTGCTCAAAAAAACCACCAATTTTTGGGTTTAAATAGTCTTGGGCATTAATAGAAAGCCCAATTGTGCAAAGCATAAAAAAGTAAAAGTATTTCACGATTAATCAGTTTATATTATTAGCTACTGCAAGGTAGAAAAAAATAGTACCTTCACATTGAAAACCAGGTTATTAAAAACAATTAGATGTTCTACAGTGAGAAATTGATAAAAATTAGTGTCAATGAAGCTTAGAGTCTTTCACATAGTTAAAGCAATTATTTTGTTGCTGGTTTTTTCAACGAGTTTAAGCTATGGGCAGTGGAATACTAATGTGGCTATTCTTCACTTGCATGATTCAACTTATTCGGTGAAAAGCGAGCCCTTTCAAATTAATACTTATGGTGATTCTGGGGTCTGTATTTTTGGTGGTGCTATTTACGATGGACTTATATATGCAGGTTCCCGAGCTATCGAAGCAGAAATTAATCCTGTTGATGGGTCCTATTTAAGGTCATCTTCGCCCCGAAAACTGTCTCAGTCTAATGACTCTTACAGTAGTGTGTCATTCTCTTTTCCGAATCAAAACCGAGTTCTTGTACGAAATCGTTATTCAACTAGTGCTGTACAAATAGATTCGGTGAGCCTTAGAGTTACCTCCAGTGATTCGGTTTTAGCCATCTATGGAGGCGACTGGTCTGTAATAGAGTACGAGGGTGCTCAAGCAAGTTCTGAGGTTTGGCTGCGTAAAAATGGTGATGGTCTGATTTGTAAAAAAATAGATCTAGTTGATGCTTCTGAATTGCAGTATCTTGACTTGGAGAAGCATTTACACGACTCCTTGTTTGATGCTAAGAATCCTTCTTATTCTCTAAAGAAAGTATTAATTGATGGTTCGAATATAGTGCTTGAATTTATTCGGTTTGATAATTCCATCCTTGATCCTATCACAGGATTGCCATACCTTGAACAGGCTACCTTATCCATTGATACTGTTTCCTTGGCCATTACAAATTCTAAGTATGCTAAAGTGCCTTACAAATCTGGTAATGTTGTAACAAGTAAAGAAGGTGATCGAGTATTATATGTCGATGAAACTAGTGTGCGAGATATGACCGATACAAGCATGAGGAAGAATGTGTTTTTGTATAATTACGCAGATAGCTCATCGGTAAGTATTTCATTCAAGTCAAAGTTTTACATCAACATTTTGGGATATGAAATTATTTTTGGTTCAGGTATATATACACAGAACGGATATTACCTGATGTTTTCCCCGACTATTAATTTTCCCCCAAATGGCATAAATGTATATGGGGTCCGATTTGCGCTTTTTGATTCTACGGGGCAAGTCTTGTATGATGTGCAAACCAACAATGAATGGGTGCCATTATACTTTAATCAAGTGAAAATCCCGAAACGAGGTGAGGTCTATTTTAACATACAAGAACATCGGCCGGCAGATAATATCATTCTTGGTAAGATTGATTTAGCTGGTAATAACCCCTTATTTGTGAAGAGCCCATTGTCTAGGAATGAATTATCGATTGACAATTCTCAAATTTCACTTTTTCCAAATCCTGCAAGCAGTTATGTTGAAGTAGCAAGCGACACGGCAATGGAGGAACTTAGAATAGTAAACTGCCTAGGTCAATTGGTTTATTATTCCGAGGTTAAAGGAAAAAATCACCTAATAGCTACAAGGGAGTTTGCAAAAGGAGTTTATACAGTTACAGTAAGAACAGACCGCGGTTCGGTGAGCACTAGTAAATTGCTTATAAATTAAAACAGAAGCAAAAATTAGGTGCAGGGCATTTGTTGTTGCAGATATGTGTCCTTCAATTATTCTGATGCCTTCTTACCTAACTCTAGGTAGCAATGCCGCTTAATCCCTGGTAATAGCCTTTAATTGAGAAACTTGATAAAAAGCAAAAGCCCCACACAAATCGCTTTGCGGGGGCTTTTAAGGGTTTGGCAGTGACCTTGGAAGGAGTCGAACCCTCAACCTTCTGATCCGTAGTCAGACGCTCTATCCAATTGAGCTACAAGGCCGGCACTGTTTCCGTTTCTGTAACGGGGCTGCAAATATAAAGACAATTTCAATCCTCGCAAGTGCTTTTGAGATTTTAATTCAATTTTCGAGCGGCGGGGGATGCTTGTCCCTTGAAAGGCAGTGCGAATCAAGGCTGGATTAATTTTCTAGACCTGGGCTGGCGCTACAATTCTCCGTATCTGCCGAATTAAGATTACATAGAATAATGGGATCAAGATGATGCCAATAAGCAGACTGCTGAGCAGGATGGAATTACCATCTAATTCTAGGGGTAAGATCAGATTTAGGAATTCTTGATAATAAGAGCGGAGGGCCAGGCTAAGCAAAGCGGCAATAAGCAATCCCAGCAGGCTAATGCCAATGCTTAGGTATTGGTAGAATTGGGCAATCCTCTTTACTGAATAACCCAATAAATGCAGGCTTCGTAATAAATCGCGGTTTTTCTGCAGGATAAGATGAGTGCTCAGCAAAACAAAGAAGAGCGCTAAAATCATGATCAGAATTCCCATAGCCGCTAAAAAGTACAAACCGCCTTCCATTAGAAAGGATAGCTTGTTGTATTCCATCTTTTCTTGATTGAGCTGATAATTATGCTCTTCGGCGAAACGCAAGAGTTCTTCCGCTTTGGGCGAATTTAAATCGAGGATCAAGCGACTGCTTCTCCGCGCTTCTCCGCTGCCATATTTTCGATTGGCGGCACTTAGAAATTCATCCGGTACCAAAATCGAATTGATCTTAGTGCTGAAGCCTACAATCCTACTGCGGAACTGCGCTTTTTGGCCACGGCCATCCAGCTTTAGCTGAAAAGCAATTTGATTGATGGTGCTTTTTGAAACTACCGGTAATCCCTGACTTTCAGCAAAGCCCAAATTGTAAAGGGTGAGATAGGATTCCGGTATAATGATGGGGACAAAATTTTGCCCTTCTTCCCAGTGCCAGTCTTTGGGCTTTAGGTCGAGATAAGCATCCGGGATACTCTCTAAAAACAATTCGCTGTAAAAGCCTGGCATTTGATTAGTGCCCTCTAAAAAGGCGCCCACCTTAAATTGGGCCGCTTGAAACTGCGCCACCTCCTTAACATAGGGAAGGGCTTGGAGGGATTCCAACTCTTCCTCACTAAAGTAAATCCCGCTTTTATCCAGACTTTTAAAGAGGCTTACATTTTTACTGAGGATTAAATGCCTCTGATTAATCACCCCTTCCATTTCCTCAAATAGAGGCCCGAGGTCGGTTCTTAATTGGTAAATACTAATGAATAGTGTACAACCGATAACAAAGCTCAGCAGATAGCCCAGTAATTGAAATTTATGCAGGGTTTTACGCAGGAGCTTGATCATCATCACAGATTTAAATGTTGATCGATGCTTAAACTGGAATGGGGTTCCAGAGAGCTGATGATTAAGCCGGCATTACGCTCGCTTAGTTCCGCTTCAATAAGGCGGGAAAGCTGTTCGATATTAGCCTGGTCTAAATGACTAAAAGGCTCATCTAAGAATAGGAAATCAAAGGGTTGGCAAAGGGCTCGTATTAAGGCCAGTCTTTGTTTTTGGCCCAGGGATAGCTTCTTGCAAATTTGATGCTTATGGGCACTTAAACCCAGACTTTCCAGGTAGAAATCCAGTTTGCTTTCCGAACAGTACTGCGTGAGTTGGTTTTTCACTTGAAGGTTCTCCCAGGCGCTAAGCTCATCGAAGAGTTTTAAATCCTGGAAAAGGTAGCTTAGGTGCTGCTGGCGGATTTGGTCCCAATTTTTAGATTCTAGCCCTTCCCAAATAATTTCGCCACTGTACTGATTACTGCTGCCATAGATAAAGTGGAAGAGGGAGCTCTTGCCTTTGCCTGATCCGGCAGAAATTAAATAGCGTTTACCTTTCTCAAATTGTACTAAAGGTTCCAAATACACAGCAGAGGCCAAAACATCGGCCTCTGCTACATAATTGGGTTTAGTATTTTTAAGAATGATCTTCAAAGGGCTGTTTTAGAAGATAAAGTCTTCAGACATCTTTAAGATTTCATGCAAGCTATTGTGTTCCGTTTTCTCCGTTTTCAACTGCAATTTCCCTTTATTGCTTCCTTCGCTGCTTACTTCTAAGCTGCGTAAACTTGAAACCCAATTCATAACTGTTTCAGGAGCACGCATTAAGCCATCCCCAATCAGGCTTTGTACAATTTCAGGATAATCTGCCTTGTTTAGGTTCAGGTACAAGGTGACATGAG
The Croceimicrobium hydrocarbonivorans genome window above contains:
- a CDS encoding ABC transporter ATP-binding protein, with the protein product MKIILKNTKPNYVAEADVLASAVYLEPLVQFEKGKRYLISAGSGKGKSSLFHFIYGSSNQYSGEIIWEGLESKNWDQIRQQHLSYLFQDLKLFDELSAWENLQVKNQLTQYCSESKLDFYLESLGLSAHKHQICKKLSLGQKQRLALIRALCQPFDFLFLDEPFSHLDQANIEQLSRLIEAELSERNAGLIISSLEPHSSLSIDQHLNL
- a CDS encoding zinc ribbon domain-containing protein, translated to MTILHFLIIVLLFGIGLAIPLRLNYLRYFYNFEKEINEYLQKSNLKLLEQHSPSGLDWDNAPFPKEKWIKPAVFFIEGTHLSQSKYYIINTSSEISLWLKVEIYALQGTKLHFRKSPQKLAPRSAQELKNQSTSPCPACSYPIVASDQFCPDCGIRLF
- a CDS encoding T9SS type A sorting domain-containing protein, encoding MKLRVFHIVKAIILLLVFSTSLSYGQWNTNVAILHLHDSTYSVKSEPFQINTYGDSGVCIFGGAIYDGLIYAGSRAIEAEINPVDGSYLRSSSPRKLSQSNDSYSSVSFSFPNQNRVLVRNRYSTSAVQIDSVSLRVTSSDSVLAIYGGDWSVIEYEGAQASSEVWLRKNGDGLICKKIDLVDASELQYLDLEKHLHDSLFDAKNPSYSLKKVLIDGSNIVLEFIRFDNSILDPITGLPYLEQATLSIDTVSLAITNSKYAKVPYKSGNVVTSKEGDRVLYVDETSVRDMTDTSMRKNVFLYNYADSSSVSISFKSKFYINILGYEIIFGSGIYTQNGYYLMFSPTINFPPNGINVYGVRFALFDSTGQVLYDVQTNNEWVPLYFNQVKIPKRGEVYFNIQEHRPADNIILGKIDLAGNNPLFVKSPLSRNELSIDNSQISLFPNPASSYVEVASDTAMEELRIVNCLGQLVYYSEVKGKNHLIATREFAKGVYTVTVRTDRGSVSTSKLLIN
- a CDS encoding FtsX-like permease family protein, whose protein sequence is MMIKLLRKTLHKFQLLGYLLSFVIGCTLFISIYQLRTDLGPLFEEMEGVINQRHLILSKNVSLFKSLDKSGIYFSEEELESLQALPYVKEVAQFQAAQFKVGAFLEGTNQMPGFYSELFLESIPDAYLDLKPKDWHWEEGQNFVPIIIPESYLTLYNLGFAESQGLPVVSKSTINQIAFQLKLDGRGQKAQFRSRIVGFSTKINSILVPDEFLSAANRKYGSGEARRSSRLILDLNSPKAEELLRFAEEHNYQLNQEKMEYNKLSFLMEGGLYFLAAMGILIMILALFFVLLSTHLILQKNRDLLRSLHLLGYSVKRIAQFYQYLSIGISLLGLLIAALLSLALRSYYQEFLNLILPLELDGNSILLSSLLIGIILIPLFYVILIRQIRRIVAPAQV
- a CDS encoding T9SS type A sorting domain-containing protein codes for the protein MGDSLMMASVGRYRVFSWTDYPRLLKTDAYGGQVQLFDLNNVNLDCPVGRGTSWTNSKGYLLFSDTTTYDGYKDQTTLSQCFSFHAYGSDTILWQGEGSIYVPYGNGTQITVASNSTFWIDNILREEFTAVDQSTGDTILTIPYDSIAQNYSAPSDYRLFEYSLFAPLQSKSDSAYGFAHFVKRDSVGNPLAFMSFYSLIDLKDLSLLAPPIIWPSEVFYFDPNGFGILKDSIEFYPNGNFYRKTITSERIYNSLIDTVLLLDSLRYHPDTMKFPIKNRFYLTRKKGDYILYAEEIDQYRDTVNFGQVTTETVLLRMYKGNKLLYEKTLITNDFSGDADIRIVDGFVLSDGRAILNLNIGAIRDGYRILFVDTNGTNYLAIDEEYLRVGNARLEVFPNLADHEIQIKASSEIADLNIVDALGREQKITIPKGQQFYLNVKDFAPGLYYIKARLANGAILSGKFIKK